The following coding sequences are from one Paenarthrobacter ureafaciens window:
- the secY gene encoding preprotein translocase subunit SecY, producing MLSAFGRAFRTPDLRRKLLFTLGIITIFRLGAFIPSPGVNYQNVQQCLDTGDTSQGIYQLVNLFSGGALLQVSIFALGIMPYITASIIVQLLRVVIPRFQQLYEEGSSGQSKLTQYTRYLTIALGLLNATTLVSLARSGQLLPGCNLPIIPDESIITTILIIITLTAGTGLIMWMGELVTEKGVGNGMSLLIFTSIAAGFPQSLGAIWTAQGPGTFFIVLAIGLVTVALVVFVEQSQRRVPVQYAKRMIGRRTVGGTSTYIPIKVNMAGVVPVIFASSMLYLPGLIAQFNQPQAGEQMAPWVEWINNNLTKGDHPIYMALYFAMIVFFTYFYVAITFNPEEVSDNMKKYGGFIPGIRAGKPTADYLQYVLSRITLPGALYLGFVALIPLVALVLINANQNFPFGGTSILIMVGVGLETVKQIDAQLQQRHYEGLLR from the coding sequence TTGCTAAGCGCATTCGGCCGGGCGTTTCGGACGCCCGATTTGCGACGCAAGTTGTTGTTCACGCTGGGAATCATCACAATCTTCCGCTTGGGAGCTTTCATCCCCTCGCCTGGTGTGAACTACCAGAATGTCCAGCAATGCTTAGACACCGGTGACACCTCGCAGGGCATCTACCAGCTGGTGAATCTGTTCAGCGGCGGTGCCTTGCTGCAGGTTTCCATCTTTGCGCTCGGTATCATGCCGTACATTACGGCGAGCATCATCGTTCAGCTGCTTCGGGTGGTCATTCCCCGGTTCCAACAGTTGTACGAGGAAGGTTCCTCCGGCCAATCGAAACTGACGCAGTACACCCGGTACCTCACCATCGCGCTGGGTTTGCTCAATGCCACCACCCTGGTATCCCTGGCCCGTTCCGGCCAGTTGCTGCCCGGCTGCAACCTGCCGATCATTCCTGATGAGAGCATCATCACCACGATCCTCATCATCATCACGTTGACCGCAGGGACCGGACTCATCATGTGGATGGGCGAGCTCGTGACCGAGAAGGGCGTGGGCAACGGCATGTCGCTGCTCATCTTCACGTCGATCGCTGCAGGCTTCCCGCAGTCGCTGGGTGCCATCTGGACCGCACAGGGCCCGGGAACCTTCTTCATCGTCCTTGCCATCGGCCTGGTCACGGTGGCGCTGGTGGTGTTCGTCGAACAGTCCCAGAGGCGCGTCCCGGTGCAATACGCCAAGCGCATGATTGGCCGCCGCACTGTTGGCGGAACCAGCACCTACATTCCCATCAAGGTGAACATGGCCGGCGTCGTGCCCGTCATCTTCGCGTCCTCCATGCTGTACCTGCCTGGCCTGATTGCACAGTTCAACCAGCCGCAGGCGGGAGAGCAGATGGCCCCCTGGGTTGAGTGGATCAACAACAACCTCACCAAGGGCGACCACCCCATCTACATGGCTCTCTACTTCGCCATGATCGTGTTTTTCACCTACTTCTACGTGGCCATCACCTTCAACCCTGAAGAAGTGTCGGACAACATGAAGAAGTACGGGGGATTCATTCCGGGCATCCGGGCGGGTAAACCGACCGCGGATTACCTGCAGTACGTGCTTTCCAGGATTACTTTGCCGGGAGCTCTTTACCTGGGCTTCGTGGCACTCATTCCGCTGGTTGCACTCGTCCTGATCAACGCCAACCAGAACTTCCCGTTCGGTGGCACCTCAATCCTGATCATGGTGGGTGTGGGCTTGGAAACCGTGAAGCAGATTGATGCGCAGCTACAACAACGTCACTATGAAGGGCTTTTGCGATGA